From Sparus aurata chromosome 9, fSpaAur1.1, whole genome shotgun sequence, a single genomic window includes:
- the LOC115587726 gene encoding filamin A-interacting protein 1-like → MTTPSLLSEVEVLRRRVVEMEGKDEELLRMWDQCRDLDHRLAQETSHCRSLRVEVDKLNGRISELDRMEEALGKSKQDCNILKGSLEREREVSKMLSGELDTLKVRVRELEATEGQLEKSATVIRQDLAKLRSLTVALVEERKNMAERLRQAEEKLNRKEGKRNEQSNLATMTERLRDERQQALRSKADLEERIKGIAKEKDELHDRLQNEEERNDELQGKIIIMKKRLQVLENRKEKEEKYTYSSIPNKPIHHCQAEDNKVKELTEELDRLRKRLQDKEMLEGELMKVEVDYESLEKRFKDEQKRSQALTEELELAKRELSRYDQAEKQEVNQEHQLLCRLQKEQVKSRLLGREVDTLKEKLQKLMGTEESICRVQTDHSVLQRKLTQQEARNRELAKETEELRSELDSYRQIKNLTSGASTQHYLDLHQTTKEVQTEEEGSLPPDYSEHSENLNEEYEDPNHNAEVINRRSSLVNNLNSLNSANNNMNQFSSNSANGIDSHQSVNGEVMMLTHSPGQPLHIKVTPHLILNTATLEISSPTGDTATSYTSTAVIPTSGASPKQRITIFQNSALTAVNTKTPPSSPDRTVSPLNGTPISRALSPNSSRSVTPDHNNSPIQIVTVRTCSPEPTEVANQTVFCKTPERQNSWHHQKSNSTDTSPSIITTDDNKIHIHLGSPYIQSLNGMTHSMPQPVGPYYLRHEQRTQVLSNGCHVKGVGKITSSITISPATSSASHSSNITVSGL, encoded by the coding sequence ATGACAACCCCGAGCCTGCTGTCAGAGGTTGAGGTATTGAGGAGAAGAGTTGTGGAAATGGAGGGAAAGGATGAGGAGCTGCTACGCATGTGGGACCAGTGCAGAGACCTGGACCATAGACTAGCACAAGAGACCAGCCACTGCCGGAGCTTGAGAGTTGAGGTGGATAAACTCAATGGCAGGATAAGTGAACTGGACAGAATGGAGGAGGCTTTAGGTAAGAGCAAACAGGACTGCAATATTCTGAAGGGTAgcttggagagagagagagaggttagCAAGATGCTGTCTGGTGAGCTTGACACTCTGAAAGTTAGGGTGAGAGAGCTGGAGGCCACTGAGGGCCAACTGGAAAAGAGCGCAACTGTGATTAGACAGGACCTGGCCAAGCTCAGGTCACTGACTGTAGCTCTggtggaggaaagaaagaacatGGCTGAAAGGCTCCGACAGGCTGAAGAAAAACTCAACAGGAAGGAGGGCAAAAGAAATGAGCAAAGCAATTTGGCAACAATGACAGAAAGACTGAGAGACGAGAGGCAGCAGGCACTGAGGTCTAAGGCAGATTTAGAGGAAAGGATTAAGGGCATAGCAAAGGAAAAAGATGAGCTCCACGATAGACTACagaatgaggaggagaggaacgATGAGCTGCAGGGCAAAATTATCATAATGAAGAAAAGGTTACAGGTCTTGGAAaacaggaaagagaaagaggagaagtaCACATACAGCTCTATTCCAAACAAGCCAATCCATCACTGCCAGGCAGAGGACAACAAAGTCAAAGAATTGACCGAAGAGCTAGATAGGCTGCGAAAGAGACTACAGGACAAGGAGATGTTGGAGGGAGAACTGATGAAGGTAGAAGTGGACTATGAGTCCCTGGAAAAGAGGTTCAAGGATGAACAGAAGAGGTCCCAGGCTCTCACAGAGGAGCTTGAGTTAGCAAAGAGGGAGCTTTCCAGGTATGACCAGGCAGAAAAGCAGGAGGTCAACCAGGAACACCAACTCCTTTGCCGTCTTCAGAAGGAGCAGGTCAAGTCCAGACTGTTGGGCAGAGAGGTAGATACCTTGAAGGAGAAACTCCAGAAGCTGATGGGAACTGAGGAGTCCATCTGcagggttcaaacggatcactctgtgctgcagagaaaaCTAACTCAGCAGGAGGCAAGAAACAGAGAGCTGGCCAAAGAGACGGAGGAACTGAGAAGTGAGCTAGACAGTTACAGACAAATCAAGAATCTTACATCTGGTGCAAGCACACAACACTATTTAGACCTTCATCAGACCACCAAGGAGGTTCAAACTGAGGAGGAGGGTAGCCTGCCTCCTGACTACAGCGAGCACAGCGAGAACCTAAATGAAGAATATGAGGACCCAAACCACAATGCAGAAGTCATAAACAGAAGAAGCTCTCTTGTCAACAACCTAAACAGCTTGAACAGTGCAAATAATAACATGAACCAATTCAGCAGCAATTCAGCCAATGGCATAGATTCGCACCAATCGGTTAATGGAGAGGTGATGATGCTAACACACAGCCCAGGGCAGCCCTTACACATTAAAGTAACACCACACCTTATACTCAACACAGCTACTCTTGAGATTAGCAGCCCCACTGGAGACACAGCTACATCCTACACCAGCACAGCTGTCATTCCAACAAGCGGAGCCTCGCCTAAACAGAGAATAACCATCTTCCAGAACTCAGCTTTGACTGCGGTTAATACTAAAACTCCCCCTTCAAGCCCTGATCGCACTGTCTCCCCACTTAACGGAACGCCCATATCTCGGGCCTTAAGTCCAAATTCATCACGCTCTGTGACCCCTGACCACAACAATTCCCCCATTCAGATCGTAACAGTCAGGACCTGTTCTCCAGAGCCAACAGAGGTCGCCAATCAGACTGTTTTCTGCAAGACTCCAGAGCGCCAGAACAGCTGGCATCATCAGAAGTCCAACAGCACTGACACAAGTCCCAGCATCATCACCACAGATGATAACAAAATCCACATACATCTGGGGAGCCCGTATATCCAGTCTCTGAATGGTATGACCCACAGCATGCCACAGCCTGTTGGGCCATACTATCTCCGACATGAGCAAAGAACTCAAGTGCTCTCTAATGGCTGTCATGTCAAAGGTGTTGGTAAGATTACAAGTAGCATTACTATATCCCCTGCTACCTCTTCAGCTTCACATTCCTCAAACATTACAGTAAGTGGCCTTTGA
- the tmem30c gene encoding transmembrane protein 30C has product MGKVKGKPGPLARRPDNSAFKQQRLPAWTPMLTAHTVLPSFYFMSLICMLLGVWLLLTVQTTKEIKLDYTDAGTCNKCFEKRKNASNAAQPCSCSVVLPIEKPFKGDVFFYYGLRNFHQNLRRYMDSRDDGQMVGRKKNLMNPSSYCIPFAKDQNKIPIAPCGAVANSIFNDSFTLKYHGNNGSPELVPLLRGGITWYTDKNVKFRNPKLDGSTLAQVFNGTGKPPYWHKPVYELDPSDSTNNGFINEDLIVWMREAAFPNFKKLYGVLNRANPPFTKGLPAGNYSIEIQYNFPVQYFRGRKEVVLTTLTWFGGQNHFLPIAYLVTSSLILLIAVVLTVLWWKFGKNGKNMEE; this is encoded by the exons ATGGGCAAAGTGAAGGGCAAGCCTGGGCCCTTGGCTCGGAGGCCGGACAACTCGGCGTTCAAACAGCAGAGGCTACCTGCCTGGACTCCCATGCTTACAGCTCACACTGTGCTGCCCTCCTTCTACTTTATGTCTCTGATATGCATGCTGCTCGGAGTATGGCTGCTTCTCACAGTGCAAACCACAAAGGAAATAAAG ctGGACTACACTGACGCCGGGACGtgtaataaatgttttgaaaaacgTAAGAACGCGAGCAACGCAGCACAGCCCTGCAGCTGCAGCGTGGTGCTTCCCATCGAGAAACCATTCAAG GGAGACGTCTTTTTCTACTACGGCCTCCGAAACTTCCACCAGAACCTCCGCAGATACATGGACTCCAGAGACGACGGACAGATGGTTGGCAGGAAGAAAAACTTGATG AACCCCAGTTCATACTGCATTCCCTTTGCAAAAGACCAAAATAAGATCCCCATTGCCCCCTGTGGTGCTGTGGCCAACAGCATCTTCAATG ACTCCTTCACTCTGAAATATCACGGCAACAACGGTTCTCCAGAGCTGGTACCTCTGCTGCGGGGGGGCATCACCTGGTATACAGACAAAAATGTCAAGTTCCGCAACCCAAAGCTGGACGGCTCGACCCTGGCTCAAGTGTTTAACG GCACAGGGAAGCCTCCGTACTGGCATAAGCCTGTGTACGAGTTAGATCCCAGCGACTCCACCAACAACGGCTTCATCAACGAGGACCTGATTGTCTGGATGAGAGAAGCGGCCTTCCCGAACTTCAAGAAGCTCTACGGGGTTTTAAACCGAGCCAACCCACCCTTCACGAAGGGTCTGCCTGCAGGGAACTACAGCATCGAAATCCAATACA ACTTCCCCGTGCAGTACTTCAGAGGCAGAAAGGAAGTGGTGCTGACCACGCTGACCTGGTTTGGAGGTCAGAACCATTTCCTGCCCATTGCCTACCTGGTAACCAGCAGCCTGATCCTACTGATAGCCGTCGTCCTCACGGTGCTCTGGTGGAAGTTTGGGAAGAACGGGAAGAACATGGAGGAGTGA
- the cmss1 gene encoding protein CMSS1 isoform X2, translating into MSRRSNVSVYVTETNPSEAEEDDETQEKQPTEKPNAQTKPEKRKRVTEKQVQAKKKKTSEQKECVTPQKETDEEKSTKPKKKRKKKKTITDVLSSSEPKPGCPADLQNLVTQYFSDKRSVIEQEELKLLDSCFLSSNDLTHTLSSYLKQVCPKWAKIQKQHTEKSSVVLLIVCSSALRAIELIKQMTTFKGAAKAIKLFAKHIKIEEQVKLLQKGVTHIGVGTPARINALIEKEGLSLRALRYLVLDWNWRDQKLRRMADIPEIKLDFMKLLETGILHGCKEDKVKIGLF; encoded by the exons ATGTCAAGACGGTCAAATGTCAGCGTATACGTCACTGAAACAA ATCCATCCGAGGCAGAGGAGGACGACGAGACTCAAGAGAAGCAGCCGACGGAAAAACCAAACGCACAGACAAAAccggagaagaggaagagggtaacagagaaacaagttcaggccaagaagaagaaaacgagtGAACAG AAAGAGTGTGTTACTCCTCAGAAGGAGACTGATGAGGAAAAGTCAACAAAACCcaagaaaaagaggaag aagaagaagacgatcACAGATGTCTTGTCCTCTTCGGAGCCCAAACCGGGCTGTCCGGCAGACCTGCAGAACCTGGTGACGCAGTACTTCTCAGACAAGCGCTCCGTGATCGAGCAGGAGGAGCTCAAGTTGCTGG ACTCCTGCTTCCTGTCCAGTAATGACTTGACGCACACCCTCTCCTCGTACCTGAAAcagg TTTGTCCCAAGTGGGCCAAGATTCAGAAGCAGCACACAGAAAAGAGTTCTGTGGTTCTGCTCATCGTCTGTAGCTCCGCTCTCCGAGCCATCGAGCTCATTAA GCAGATGACGACCTTCAAGGGTGCAGCCAAAGCAATAAAACTTTTTGCAAAACATATTAAG ATAGAGGAGCAGGTGAAGCTGCTGCAAAAAGGAGTCACCCACATCGGAGTAGGGACCCCTGCCCGGATCAACGCTCTGATTGAGAAAG agGGTTTGAGCTTGCGGGCGCTGAGATACCTGGTCTTGGACTGGAACTGGAGGGACCAGAAGCTCCGAAGGATGGCGGACATTCCTGAG ATCAAACTGGACTTCATGAAGCTGCTGGAGACCGGTATCCTGCATGGTTGCAAAGAAGACAAAGTCAAAATCGGACTCTTTTAA
- the cmss1 gene encoding protein CMSS1 isoform X1, with product MGDDLGDEWWAHEGKSDPSEAEEDDETQEKQPTEKPNAQTKPEKRKRVTEKQVQAKKKKTSEQKECVTPQKETDEEKSTKPKKKRKKKKTITDVLSSSEPKPGCPADLQNLVTQYFSDKRSVIEQEELKLLDSCFLSSNDLTHTLSSYLKQVCPKWAKIQKQHTEKSSVVLLIVCSSALRAIELIKQMTTFKGAAKAIKLFAKHIKIEEQVKLLQKGVTHIGVGTPARINALIEKEGLSLRALRYLVLDWNWRDQKLRRMADIPEIKLDFMKLLETGILHGCKEDKVKIGLF from the exons ATGGGGGACGACTTGGGAGACGAGTGGTGGGCACACGAGGGTAAATCAG ATCCATCCGAGGCAGAGGAGGACGACGAGACTCAAGAGAAGCAGCCGACGGAAAAACCAAACGCACAGACAAAAccggagaagaggaagagggtaacagagaaacaagttcaggccaagaagaagaaaacgagtGAACAG AAAGAGTGTGTTACTCCTCAGAAGGAGACTGATGAGGAAAAGTCAACAAAACCcaagaaaaagaggaag aagaagaagacgatcACAGATGTCTTGTCCTCTTCGGAGCCCAAACCGGGCTGTCCGGCAGACCTGCAGAACCTGGTGACGCAGTACTTCTCAGACAAGCGCTCCGTGATCGAGCAGGAGGAGCTCAAGTTGCTGG ACTCCTGCTTCCTGTCCAGTAATGACTTGACGCACACCCTCTCCTCGTACCTGAAAcagg TTTGTCCCAAGTGGGCCAAGATTCAGAAGCAGCACACAGAAAAGAGTTCTGTGGTTCTGCTCATCGTCTGTAGCTCCGCTCTCCGAGCCATCGAGCTCATTAA GCAGATGACGACCTTCAAGGGTGCAGCCAAAGCAATAAAACTTTTTGCAAAACATATTAAG ATAGAGGAGCAGGTGAAGCTGCTGCAAAAAGGAGTCACCCACATCGGAGTAGGGACCCCTGCCCGGATCAACGCTCTGATTGAGAAAG agGGTTTGAGCTTGCGGGCGCTGAGATACCTGGTCTTGGACTGGAACTGGAGGGACCAGAAGCTCCGAAGGATGGCGGACATTCCTGAG ATCAAACTGGACTTCATGAAGCTGCTGGAGACCGGTATCCTGCATGGTTGCAAAGAAGACAAAGTCAAAATCGGACTCTTTTAA
- the cmss1 gene encoding protein CMSS1 isoform X3 encodes MGDDLGDEWWAHEDPSEAEEDDETQEKQPTEKPNAQTKPEKRKRVTEKQVQAKKKKTSEQKECVTPQKETDEEKSTKPKKKRKKKKTITDVLSSSEPKPGCPADLQNLVTQYFSDKRSVIEQEELKLLDSCFLSSNDLTHTLSSYLKQVCPKWAKIQKQHTEKSSVVLLIVCSSALRAIELIKQMTTFKGAAKAIKLFAKHIKIEEQVKLLQKGVTHIGVGTPARINALIEKEGLSLRALRYLVLDWNWRDQKLRRMADIPEIKLDFMKLLETGILHGCKEDKVKIGLF; translated from the exons ATGGGGGACGACTTGGGAGACGAGTGGTGGGCACACGAGG ATCCATCCGAGGCAGAGGAGGACGACGAGACTCAAGAGAAGCAGCCGACGGAAAAACCAAACGCACAGACAAAAccggagaagaggaagagggtaacagagaaacaagttcaggccaagaagaagaaaacgagtGAACAG AAAGAGTGTGTTACTCCTCAGAAGGAGACTGATGAGGAAAAGTCAACAAAACCcaagaaaaagaggaag aagaagaagacgatcACAGATGTCTTGTCCTCTTCGGAGCCCAAACCGGGCTGTCCGGCAGACCTGCAGAACCTGGTGACGCAGTACTTCTCAGACAAGCGCTCCGTGATCGAGCAGGAGGAGCTCAAGTTGCTGG ACTCCTGCTTCCTGTCCAGTAATGACTTGACGCACACCCTCTCCTCGTACCTGAAAcagg TTTGTCCCAAGTGGGCCAAGATTCAGAAGCAGCACACAGAAAAGAGTTCTGTGGTTCTGCTCATCGTCTGTAGCTCCGCTCTCCGAGCCATCGAGCTCATTAA GCAGATGACGACCTTCAAGGGTGCAGCCAAAGCAATAAAACTTTTTGCAAAACATATTAAG ATAGAGGAGCAGGTGAAGCTGCTGCAAAAAGGAGTCACCCACATCGGAGTAGGGACCCCTGCCCGGATCAACGCTCTGATTGAGAAAG agGGTTTGAGCTTGCGGGCGCTGAGATACCTGGTCTTGGACTGGAACTGGAGGGACCAGAAGCTCCGAAGGATGGCGGACATTCCTGAG ATCAAACTGGACTTCATGAAGCTGCTGGAGACCGGTATCCTGCATGGTTGCAAAGAAGACAAAGTCAAAATCGGACTCTTTTAA